Proteins encoded by one window of Haloarcula pelagica:
- a CDS encoding IclR family transcriptional regulator has product MAPEENTITATRTSLRIVEALKRLDGAGLTTVANDLGIAKSTVHNHLQTLVDEGYITNEGGVYRVGLRFLELGEYKRNRMDIYETARPEVASLAEKTGEMANAAVEEHGQGVYITRAEGTEAVTVDTYAGKRVKLHCTALGKTILAELPEERVDEILDTHGLPARTENTITDRAELKAELDDVRERGYAYDREERLPGLRCVAAPVVPEGGDIVAALSVSGPTTRIEGDLFHEEIPELLRSAANVVEINLVYS; this is encoded by the coding sequence ATGGCACCGGAAGAAAACACCATCACCGCGACCCGGACCTCGTTGCGGATCGTCGAGGCCCTGAAGCGGTTGGACGGGGCGGGGCTGACGACGGTGGCCAACGACCTCGGCATCGCGAAGAGCACGGTCCACAACCACCTACAGACGCTCGTGGACGAGGGGTACATCACGAACGAGGGGGGCGTCTACCGCGTCGGGCTGCGGTTCCTCGAACTGGGGGAGTACAAGCGCAACCGGATGGACATCTACGAGACGGCCCGGCCCGAAGTCGCCTCGCTGGCCGAGAAGACGGGCGAGATGGCCAACGCGGCCGTCGAGGAACACGGTCAGGGTGTCTACATCACTCGCGCCGAAGGGACCGAAGCCGTCACGGTCGACACGTACGCGGGCAAGCGGGTGAAACTCCACTGCACCGCGCTCGGGAAGACGATCCTCGCAGAACTGCCCGAGGAACGCGTCGACGAGATCCTCGACACGCACGGCCTGCCGGCCCGGACGGAAAACACCATCACGGACCGGGCGGAGCTGAAAGCGGAACTCGACGATGTCCGGGAGCGCGGCTACGCCTACGACCGTGAGGAGCGGCTCCCGGGTCTGCGCTGCGTGGCTGCGCCAGTCGTCCCCGAGGGCGGGGACATCGTCGCGGCGCTCAGCGTCTCCGGGCCGACGACTCGTATCGAGGGGGACCTCTTCCACGAGGAGATCCCCGAGTTGCTCCGGTCGGCTGCCAACGTCGTCGAGATCAATCTGGTGTATTCCTGA